The following coding sequences are from one Humulus lupulus chromosome X, drHumLupu1.1, whole genome shotgun sequence window:
- the LOC133804740 gene encoding putative callose synthase 8, with amino-acid sequence MIELPNLLDKFAELLELLGEGNGDHAGKVVKVLQDMFEIINNDMMVDSSRIMELLSSFQDMDEDSPYFCRHIEPQLFEKYAGEMSI; translated from the exons ATGATTGAGCTTCCAAATTTGCTAGATAAATTTGCTGAGTTGCTTGAACTTCTG GGTGAGGGAAATGGAGATCATGCTGGTAAAGTAGTGAAAGTTCTACAGGACATGTTTGAAATTATAAACAATGATATGATGGTTGATTCTTCcag AATAATGGAACTGCTAAGCTCTTTCCAGGACATGGATGAGGATTCTCCTTATTTTTGCAGACATATTGAGCCACAATTATTTGAAAAATACGCCGGTGAGATGTCCATCTAG